In Desulfomonile tiedjei DSM 6799, a genomic segment contains:
- a CDS encoding thioesterase family protein, giving the protein MKSSLQPGLTFRFRFMVPDNKTVPHLFPESSEFQVMPKVLATGFMVGLVEWACIRAINPHIDWPEEQTVGTGITLTHSAATPPGLLVTIHGKLEQVEGRKLVFSFSAEDGVDSISEGTHERFVIDAIRFNSRASEKQAKYGDTT; this is encoded by the coding sequence ATGAAATCATCCTTGCAGCCAGGGTTGACGTTTCGGTTCAGATTCATGGTTCCGGATAACAAGACGGTTCCCCATTTGTTTCCTGAATCATCTGAATTCCAGGTCATGCCGAAGGTATTGGCAACCGGCTTTATGGTGGGCTTAGTTGAATGGGCCTGCATACGAGCAATCAATCCTCACATTGATTGGCCGGAAGAGCAGACGGTCGGCACTGGCATCACATTGACTCATTCTGCGGCTACACCTCCGGGGCTCCTCGTAACAATTCATGGGAAATTGGAGCAAGTAGAGGGCCGGAAACTGGTCTTTTCTTTTTCAGCCGAAGATGGAGTGGATTCTATTTCCGAAGGTACCCACGAAAGATTCGTGATCGATGCGATACGATTCAACAGCAGGGCTTCGGAAAAGCAGGCAAAATACGGTGACACTACATAG
- a CDS encoding short-chain fatty acid transporter, translating to MAVQSDASTFEFLKNWGDGLTRWSEKWIPDALVIVWILNFIAFALALIFGKATPLGALLAWGKGFWALLEFGMQMCLILMTGYILGCSPPVKKLLDGLSNLPNPDKPWQAILAMSLFSMVSAWFHWGLSLIGSAVFALFLIRRNPKTDYRLMVAAAYLGLGCTWHSGLSGSATLLVNTPDNFLIKGKILEATIPTSETIFSGFNIILVLLMVISIVVLMCLMHPRPENTYKIRPELLNELKLYEPPQRPTGKLMPSDWLNWWPGFNLIVSIAGLIWLAWTINQNGFAKSINLNNINLFFLMLGVLFHWRPWTFLKACEEAGKAVWGVVIQFPFYAGIFGLFKFTELGNALTAAMVSISNPKTFLLIVYWYSGIENYLVPSGGSKWAITAPFIIPAAKELGVSIPKTVMAYAWGDMMTDMIQPFWAIAMLAIAKLEFREIMGWLMVVFLYFLAITSVAFLIYPMI from the coding sequence ATGGCTGTTCAAAGCGATGCCTCTACTTTCGAGTTTCTCAAGAACTGGGGGGATGGGCTGACCCGATGGTCCGAGAAGTGGATTCCGGACGCCTTGGTAATTGTTTGGATTCTGAATTTCATTGCATTCGCGTTGGCGCTGATCTTTGGGAAAGCGACCCCTTTGGGTGCCCTGCTTGCCTGGGGTAAAGGATTTTGGGCTCTTCTGGAATTCGGGATGCAGATGTGCCTGATACTTATGACCGGGTACATACTGGGATGCTCTCCTCCAGTGAAGAAACTGCTGGACGGTCTTTCAAATCTTCCCAATCCTGACAAGCCGTGGCAGGCAATTCTGGCGATGAGTCTGTTTTCGATGGTAAGCGCTTGGTTCCATTGGGGTCTCAGTCTTATAGGGAGCGCCGTCTTTGCTTTGTTCCTCATAAGAAGGAATCCCAAAACGGATTACAGGCTTATGGTGGCGGCCGCTTATCTTGGGCTGGGGTGTACCTGGCATTCGGGATTGTCAGGGTCGGCCACACTGCTGGTTAATACTCCAGATAATTTTCTCATCAAAGGAAAGATCCTTGAAGCCACTATTCCTACTTCCGAGACTATTTTCAGCGGATTCAACATTATCCTTGTCCTTCTGATGGTGATCAGCATTGTGGTTCTTATGTGTTTAATGCATCCAAGGCCTGAAAACACGTATAAGATCAGACCGGAACTGCTCAACGAGTTAAAGCTGTATGAGCCGCCCCAGCGTCCCACGGGCAAGCTGATGCCTTCCGACTGGCTGAACTGGTGGCCGGGGTTTAACCTTATCGTCTCTATAGCAGGACTCATATGGCTTGCATGGACAATCAATCAAAACGGCTTTGCCAAATCCATTAACCTGAATAATATCAATTTGTTCTTTCTGATGTTGGGAGTACTATTTCACTGGCGACCGTGGACGTTCCTGAAAGCGTGCGAAGAAGCAGGAAAAGCAGTATGGGGTGTTGTCATTCAGTTCCCGTTCTACGCTGGAATCTTCGGATTATTCAAATTCACTGAATTAGGAAATGCCCTGACCGCTGCGATGGTATCCATATCCAATCCCAAAACGTTTCTCTTAATCGTGTACTGGTACTCCGGGATTGAGAATTATCTCGTTCCTTCGGGCGGTTCCAAATGGGCCATAACAGCACCATTCATAATACCCGCAGCGAAAGAGCTCGGAGTCAGTATTCCTAAGACGGTCATGGCGTATGCATGGGGAGACATGATGACGGACATGATTCAGCCGTTCTGGGCCATTGCCATGCTTGCCATAGCAAAACTGGAATTCCGGGAAATTATGGGATGGTTAATGGTGGTTTTTCTCTATTTCCTTGCAATCACGTCAGTGGCGTTTCTCATATATCCAATGATCTGA
- a CDS encoding LysR family transcriptional regulator has translation MEWQQIIGFYHVARLGSFTRAAEATFRTQPALSQQVSALEKELGCILIERIGRQKLRLTEAGMEFFKYAEEVLNKYDSFLEDLQDLQGVRKGTLTVAAPFTTLYHLFPRIFLEYAGKFPEVQITILDRPQKTVIDLIKAGEIDFGFVLESMLPAGFASWRWKKVSSVLMVPSGHPLLAEKPVTLDSVVQHPLILPPRGSLHSRFSEVEELLQKQGLSYRVIMESSNVELSSLYVEMGLGVSFATVVNRASILKGRKIEFIPLDHYFKDDYVVVSGRKNRRLSSPKSEFLNMILKKRIMET, from the coding sequence ATGGAGTGGCAGCAAATCATAGGATTCTATCATGTTGCCCGACTTGGCAGCTTCACCAGAGCCGCTGAAGCCACATTTCGCACTCAACCCGCATTGAGCCAGCAAGTAAGTGCCCTTGAAAAGGAGCTTGGCTGCATACTTATCGAGAGGATTGGAAGACAGAAGCTCCGGCTCACCGAAGCAGGAATGGAATTCTTCAAATACGCGGAAGAAGTCCTGAACAAGTATGATTCGTTCCTCGAAGACTTACAGGATCTTCAAGGAGTCCGGAAAGGAACGCTTACGGTCGCAGCGCCTTTCACTACGCTGTATCATCTGTTTCCACGGATCTTCCTGGAATATGCCGGCAAATTCCCGGAAGTACAGATAACTATACTCGATCGCCCTCAGAAAACGGTGATTGACCTCATTAAGGCCGGAGAGATTGATTTCGGATTCGTACTGGAATCAATGTTGCCTGCCGGTTTTGCATCCTGGCGATGGAAGAAAGTGAGCAGTGTGTTAATGGTCCCATCGGGTCACCCGCTCCTGGCCGAAAAACCGGTAACTCTGGACTCGGTAGTTCAACACCCTCTCATATTGCCTCCGAGAGGCTCACTGCATTCTCGCTTTTCGGAGGTGGAGGAACTTCTTCAGAAACAGGGCCTTTCGTACCGCGTGATTATGGAATCCTCCAATGTCGAGCTCAGTTCACTATACGTGGAAATGGGGCTTGGAGTATCTTTCGCCACTGTGGTAAATCGTGCTTCCATCTTGAAGGGTCGTAAAATCGAGTTCATACCTTTGGACCACTATTTCAAAGATGATTATGTGGTTGTCAGCGGAAGAAAAAACAGAAGGCTTTCATCTCCCAAGAGCGAATTCTTGAATATGATCCTGAAGAAGCGCATTATGGAAACGTGA
- the yqeC gene encoding selenium cofactor biosynthesis protein YqeC, with the protein MFRKTFMECLGIDSRIRVIAITGGGGKTSLMFQLAREMLDRSEKVVTTTTTKIFPPGPDQSPCTFLLDGCDNPRALEQELERCGHITVGRSILEASGKLQGIASDVVEYCRSVADRVLIEADGASGRPIKAPEAWEPVVPDFSDMVVHVIGLDCLGKPALSETVFRLEKFLSLTGLDPGGTIDVKTIARLAVHPDGGLKGVPSEKPAVLFLNKSDVLGAELSIKSVVDDIANLCAHKFDWIAYGSLKERACDSRHRFS; encoded by the coding sequence GGCGGCAAGACTTCATTGATGTTTCAGCTTGCTCGCGAGATGCTGGACCGATCGGAAAAAGTCGTGACCACAACAACGACCAAGATTTTTCCACCAGGTCCGGACCAATCGCCCTGCACTTTTCTGCTGGACGGTTGCGACAATCCCAGGGCGCTCGAACAGGAGCTGGAACGGTGCGGCCACATTACGGTAGGTCGCTCAATTCTCGAGGCCAGCGGCAAACTACAGGGAATTGCGTCCGATGTAGTGGAATATTGCCGTAGTGTAGCGGACCGTGTTCTCATCGAGGCTGATGGTGCATCAGGAAGACCCATCAAGGCCCCGGAGGCATGGGAACCGGTTGTCCCGGATTTTTCGGACATGGTGGTTCATGTGATAGGTCTGGATTGTCTCGGTAAACCGGCTCTGTCCGAAACCGTATTCAGATTGGAGAAATTTCTGTCTCTGACGGGTCTCGATCCGGGCGGAACGATCGACGTGAAGACAATTGCGCGGTTGGCTGTCCATCCCGATGGCGGCCTGAAGGGGGTTCCTTCCGAAAAACCAGCGGTGCTGTTCCTCAACAAGTCGGATGTCCTCGGTGCCGAATTATCTATCAAAAGCGTGGTCGATGACATCGCCAACCTTTGTGCTCATAAATTCGATTGGATAGCTTACGGAAGTCTGAAAGAAAGGGCCTGTGATTCCCGCCACAGATTCAGTTGA